One segment of Cetobacterium sp. NK01 DNA contains the following:
- a CDS encoding PolC-type DNA polymerase III encodes MGIENIEITEIIFSERNKKMDLICVVSTPQDLKGLDKAYENLKKKFGNELDIEFKVEYEKKEISKEQFLEIIERVIDRLKRTNAISKSFLYLYRISIKDDNVDIELKNEMAVETLYSSNLDIKMQTLLENYGINGFKVNFISGDFNNEIKTIENEIENKIITLSSKTIENENIQKTTNPPVEIKSAVPTGRGGFSKKKDIKSPSMPISEFKELIENEIAVIEGELFATEGRELRTGKILQVLRITDGEDSITAKIFLNSPEDFDVKVGDFIKISGKKQIDSFENNEEIILVNILNKLDKAKSKKQDRADEKMIELHTHTKMSEMCGVEDVKGIVGRALEYGHKAIAITDYGVVHAFPFAYKAAKGKDIKIIFGCEMYMVDDTQPMVQNAKDVSIDEETYVVFDLETLGLNSHKNEIIEIGAVKLQGRRIVDRYSQLINPGKKIPKKIQEITGINDALVENMPKIDEILPGFMEFLGDATLVAHNAPFDMGFLKRDVKKYLGIDYNPAVIDTLQMARDLYPNQKGYGLKPMTKFLKVALENHHRAVDDSQATAAMFAIFLEKYLEIGVTNQLNMTGAFPLNYRKQDIRNVMVLVKDLVGLKNLYKLVSQAHIDYFGSKKPRILKSVLSESREGLIIGAPTSIHFANSGELSEAYFRNDLPKIERLIDFYDYIELQPRIGFSEFLDTDETGAISSFKDVEKMNKYLYELGKDRGKIITASSNVHYLEKEDHKIRSILLYGSGSVFRENQYRVDNGFYFRTTEELLNEFSYLGEDVSKEVVVDATNLINNMIEKVQPIPSGFYPPKIDNAENIVREMTYEKAYELYGNPLPENVEARIERELKAIIGNGFSVLYLSAQKLVKKSLDNGYLVGSRGSVGSSIVAYMMGITEVNALYPHYLCTDSNCKHSEFIEREGAGVDLPDKNCPKCGKIMKKDGHSIPFEVFMGFNGDKVPDIDLNFSGEYQSEIHRYCEELFGKTNVFKAGTISTLAEKNAEGYVRKFFEDHSIMSGRAEVMRMAQKCEGAKKTTGQHPGGMIVVPQGNSIYEFCPVQRPANDQNSDSTTTHYDYHVMDEQLVKLDILGHDDPTTIKMLQEYTGVDVYDIPLGDLETLKIFSGTESLGVTQEEIGSIVGTYGVPEFGTGFVRQMLVDTMPTTFAELVRISGLSHGTDVWLNNAQEFVREGKATLSQVISVRDDIMNFLIDQGIEKGTAFKIMEFVRKGQPSKNVAQWKEYSDLMKNHGVPEWYIESCRRIKYMFPKGHAVAYVMMAMRIAYFKVHYPLAFYAAYLSRKVEDFDFELMNDLSKVREKIQELNKEPKLDVKKKAQLAVCEIIIEMHARGFEFLNLDVYKSHGYRFTIEDGKIRIPLMGMNGLGTSVMENIVREREIGRFISYEDFKRRTKTSQTTVDKLKEFNCIESLSETNQTTLFF; translated from the coding sequence ATGGGGATTGAAAATATAGAGATTACAGAGATTATTTTCAGTGAAAGAAATAAAAAGATGGATTTGATATGTGTTGTTTCTACACCTCAAGATTTAAAAGGATTAGATAAGGCTTATGAAAATTTGAAAAAAAAGTTTGGAAATGAATTAGATATTGAGTTTAAAGTAGAATATGAAAAAAAAGAGATTAGTAAAGAACAATTTTTAGAAATAATTGAAAGAGTTATAGATAGATTAAAAAGAACTAATGCTATATCAAAATCTTTTTTATATTTGTATAGAATTTCAATAAAAGATGACAACGTTGATATTGAATTAAAAAATGAGATGGCTGTAGAGACTTTATATAGTTCAAATTTAGATATTAAAATGCAAACACTTTTAGAAAATTATGGAATTAATGGTTTTAAAGTTAATTTTATTTCTGGAGATTTTAATAATGAAATAAAAACAATAGAAAATGAGATAGAAAATAAAATAATAACTTTAAGTTCAAAAACTATTGAAAATGAAAATATTCAAAAGACAACTAATCCACCAGTTGAAATTAAATCAGCAGTACCTACAGGTAGAGGTGGTTTTAGTAAGAAAAAAGATATAAAAAGTCCAAGTATGCCAATATCTGAATTTAAAGAGTTAATAGAAAATGAGATAGCAGTAATAGAAGGAGAACTTTTTGCTACTGAGGGAAGAGAGTTAAGAACTGGAAAAATTCTTCAAGTTTTAAGAATAACAGATGGTGAAGATTCTATAACAGCTAAAATATTTTTAAATAGTCCAGAAGATTTTGATGTAAAAGTTGGAGATTTTATAAAAATTAGTGGTAAGAAACAAATTGATAGTTTTGAAAATAATGAGGAAATAATTTTAGTAAACATATTAAATAAGTTAGATAAAGCAAAATCTAAAAAACAAGATAGAGCTGACGAAAAAATGATAGAACTACATACACATACAAAGATGAGTGAGATGTGCGGTGTAGAGGATGTAAAAGGAATTGTAGGAAGAGCTTTAGAATATGGACATAAAGCTATAGCTATAACAGACTATGGTGTAGTTCATGCGTTTCCTTTTGCTTATAAAGCTGCAAAAGGGAAAGATATAAAGATAATATTTGGTTGTGAGATGTATATGGTAGATGATACTCAACCGATGGTCCAAAATGCTAAAGATGTTTCAATAGATGAAGAAACATACGTGGTATTTGACTTAGAAACACTAGGACTAAATTCACATAAAAATGAAATTATTGAAATAGGAGCTGTAAAGCTTCAAGGAAGAAGAATTGTAGATAGATACTCACAACTTATAAATCCTGGTAAAAAAATTCCTAAAAAAATTCAAGAGATTACAGGCATTAATGATGCTTTAGTAGAAAATATGCCAAAAATAGATGAAATTTTACCAGGATTTATGGAGTTCCTAGGAGATGCGACTTTAGTAGCTCATAATGCTCCTTTTGATATGGGATTTTTGAAAAGAGATGTTAAAAAATATCTAGGGATTGATTATAATCCAGCGGTAATAGATACATTACAAATGGCAAGAGATTTATATCCAAATCAAAAAGGATATGGATTAAAGCCTATGACAAAATTTTTAAAAGTAGCCTTAGAAAATCATCATAGAGCTGTTGATGACTCACAAGCTACAGCTGCAATGTTTGCTATATTTTTAGAAAAATATTTAGAAATTGGAGTAACTAACCAATTGAATATGACAGGGGCATTTCCTTTAAATTATAGAAAGCAAGATATAAGAAATGTAATGGTTTTAGTAAAGGATTTAGTTGGATTAAAAAATTTATATAAATTAGTTTCTCAAGCGCACATTGATTATTTTGGAAGTAAAAAACCTAGAATTTTAAAGAGTGTATTAAGCGAAAGTAGAGAAGGATTAATTATTGGAGCACCAACTTCAATACATTTTGCTAATAGTGGAGAATTATCTGAGGCATACTTTAGAAATGATTTGCCAAAAATTGAAAGACTGATAGATTTTTACGACTATATTGAGCTTCAACCAAGAATTGGTTTTTCAGAGTTTTTAGATACTGATGAAACTGGAGCAATATCATCTTTTAAAGATGTTGAAAAAATGAATAAATATCTTTATGAACTAGGAAAAGATAGAGGGAAGATAATTACAGCCTCTTCTAATGTTCACTATTTAGAAAAAGAGGATCATAAAATTAGATCAATACTTCTTTATGGAAGTGGAAGTGTATTTAGAGAAAATCAATATAGAGTAGATAATGGATTCTACTTTAGAACAACTGAAGAGTTATTAAACGAATTTAGTTATTTAGGAGAAGATGTTTCTAAAGAAGTTGTTGTAGATGCAACAAATTTAATAAATAATATGATAGAGAAAGTTCAACCTATTCCTAGTGGATTTTACCCACCAAAAATAGACAATGCAGAAAATATTGTGAGAGAGATGACCTATGAGAAAGCATATGAATTATATGGGAATCCGTTACCTGAAAATGTAGAGGCTAGAATAGAAAGAGAATTAAAAGCTATTATAGGAAATGGATTCTCAGTTTTATATTTATCTGCTCAAAAATTGGTAAAAAAATCTTTGGATAATGGATATTTAGTAGGATCTAGAGGATCAGTAGGATCATCTATAGTGGCATATATGATGGGTATAACTGAAGTTAATGCTCTATATCCACATTATTTATGTACAGATTCTAATTGTAAACATTCAGAGTTCATAGAAAGAGAAGGGGCAGGAGTAGACTTACCAGATAAAAATTGTCCAAAGTGTGGAAAAATAATGAAAAAAGATGGACATTCAATTCCTTTTGAAGTATTTATGGGATTTAATGGAGACAAAGTTCCAGATATAGATTTAAATTTCTCAGGAGAGTATCAATCTGAAATTCATAGATATTGTGAGGAACTCTTTGGTAAAACAAATGTATTTAAAGCTGGAACAATATCAACTTTGGCAGAAAAAAATGCGGAAGGTTATGTTAGAAAGTTTTTTGAAGATCATAGTATAATGTCAGGAAGAGCTGAAGTGATGAGAATGGCTCAAAAATGTGAAGGAGCCAAAAAAACAACAGGCCAGCATCCAGGTGGAATGATTGTAGTTCCTCAAGGAAATTCTATATACGAATTTTGTCCAGTTCAAAGACCTGCAAATGATCAAAATAGTGACTCTACAACAACTCATTATGACTATCACGTTATGGATGAGCAATTAGTAAAGTTAGATATATTAGGTCATGATGATCCTACAACAATAAAAATGTTGCAAGAATATACTGGAGTAGATGTTTATGATATTCCTTTAGGTGATTTAGAAACTTTAAAAATATTTTCTGGAACAGAGTCTCTTGGGGTAACACAAGAGGAAATAGGATCTATTGTAGGAACTTATGGAGTTCCAGAATTTGGAACAGGTTTTGTAAGACAGATGTTGGTTGATACAATGCCAACAACATTTGCAGAATTAGTTAGAATATCTGGACTTTCTCATGGAACAGATGTTTGGCTTAACAATGCCCAAGAATTTGTTAGAGAAGGAAAAGCAACACTTTCTCAAGTAATTTCAGTTAGAGATGACATTATGAACTTTTTGATAGATCAGGGAATTGAAAAAGGTACTGCTTTTAAAATTATGGAGTTTGTAAGAAAAGGACAACCAAGTAAAAATGTAGCTCAATGGAAAGAATATTCAGATTTAATGAAAAATCATGGAGTTCCAGAATGGTATATAGAATCATGTAGAAGAATAAAATATATGTTTCCTAAAGGCCATGCTGTAGCTTATGTTATGATGGCTATGAGAATAGCATACTTTAAAGTTCATTATCCATTAGCTTTCTATGCAGCATATTTAAGTAGAAAAGTTGAGGATTTTGATTTTGAGTTAATGAATGATTTAAGTAAGGTTAGAGAAAAAATACAAGAGTTAAATAAAGAGCCAAAATTAGATGTTAAGAAAAAAGCACAATTAGCAGTTTGTGAAATAATAATTGAAATGCATGCAAGAGGATTTGAGTTTTTAAATTTAGATGTATATAAATCTCATGGTTATAGATTTACAATAGAAGATGGAAAAATAAGAATACCTCTAATGGGAATGAATGGATTAGGAACATCTGTAATGGAAAATATAGTCAGAGAAAGAGAAATAGGGAGATTTATATCTTATGAAGATTTTAAAAGAAGAACAAAAACATCTCAGACTACAGTTGATAAATTAAAAGAGTTTAATTGTATAGAATCTTTAAGTGAAACAAATCAGACAACTTTATTTTTCTAG
- a CDS encoding RNA methyltransferase yields MRKAIYLGLVHSPVYNKRGDIVCTSVTNFDIHDISRTCRTYDVNQYHIIVSVDAQKKLTERIIGYWQDGFGAGYNRDREEAFGRTRVYESIEKSIAEIEEREGKKPLIITTSAKIFPNSIGYKALSEKMLNDDQPYLILFGTGWGLIDEVMDMSDYILEPIRGKSDYNHLSVRSAVSIILDRLLGEN; encoded by the coding sequence ATGAGAAAAGCAATATATTTAGGACTAGTTCACTCGCCAGTATATAATAAAAGAGGAGATATAGTATGTACATCAGTAACTAATTTTGATATACATGATATTTCAAGAACTTGTAGAACATACGATGTAAATCAATATCATATAATAGTTTCTGTAGATGCACAAAAAAAATTAACTGAAAGAATAATAGGTTATTGGCAAGATGGCTTTGGTGCAGGATATAACAGAGATAGAGAAGAAGCTTTTGGAAGAACAAGAGTATATGAATCAATAGAAAAAAGTATAGCTGAGATAGAGGAGAGAGAAGGAAAAAAACCTTTAATAATAACAACATCAGCAAAAATATTTCCAAACTCAATAGGATATAAAGCATTATCTGAAAAGATGCTAAATGATGATCAACCTTATTTGATATTATTTGGTACAGGATGGGGATTAATAGATGAAGTAATGGATATGTCAGATTATATATTAGAACCAATTAGAGGAAAATCAGACTATAATCATTTATCTGTTAGATCAGCAGTTTCAATCATTTTAGATAGATTATTAGGAGAAAATTAA
- a CDS encoding gamma carbonic anhydrase family protein, producing the protein MIYKLGELVPKIGENNLIVENASIIGEVETGKNVSIWFSAVLRADMSKITVGNNSNIQDNTTVHGDTPYPVIIGKNVTIGHNCVIHGCEIGDNVIIGMGSILLNGAKIPKNCIVGAGSLVTEKLKAQEGDLIIGSPAKVVKQLSDKNIDYLKYANQVYLDKIEKYKKLERIG; encoded by the coding sequence ATGATATATAAACTAGGAGAATTAGTTCCAAAAATTGGTGAAAATAACTTAATAGTAGAAAATGCATCTATAATAGGAGAAGTGGAAACAGGAAAGAATGTAAGCATCTGGTTTTCAGCTGTTTTAAGAGCTGATATGAGTAAAATTACAGTAGGTAATAATTCAAATATACAGGATAATACAACAGTTCATGGAGATACACCGTATCCAGTAATTATAGGTAAAAATGTAACTATAGGACATAATTGTGTTATACATGGCTGTGAAATTGGTGACAATGTGATAATAGGTATGGGATCAATTTTATTAAATGGAGCTAAAATTCCTAAGAATTGCATAGTAGGAGCAGGAAGCTTAGTGACTGAAAAATTAAAAGCACAAGAAGGAGATTTAATAATTGGTTCTCCTGCAAAAGTGGTAAAACAACTTTCTGATAAAAATATAGATTATTTAAAATATGCAAATCAAGTTTATTTAGATAAAATTGAAAAATATAAAAAATTAGAGAGAATAGGGTAG